A genomic region of Ignavibacteria bacterium contains the following coding sequences:
- a CDS encoding STAS domain-containing protein, with the protein MNFTENKAQDIYIIGVKLSRTSIYMANEFKDFLNQAIDKKEKKILVDFSECDFIDSTFLGVLVIILKKVVAIGGSIRLVINNQNVKSSLEMTRMNKVFKVYDDLQTAISSFNE; encoded by the coding sequence GTGAACTTTACTGAAAATAAAGCTCAGGATATTTATATAATTGGTGTTAAACTCAGTCGCACGAGTATTTATATGGCGAACGAGTTTAAAGACTTTTTAAATCAGGCAATTGATAAAAAAGAGAAAAAAATTCTTGTCGATTTCTCTGAATGTGATTTCATCGATAGTACCTTTCTGGGAGTACTTGTAATCATATTAAAAAAAGTAGTGGCAATTGGCGGCAGCATTCGATTAGTAATTAATAATCAAAATGTAAAATCATCTCTCGAAATGACCAGGATGAACAAAGTATTCAAGGTTTACGATGATCTCCAGACCGCTATTTCAAGCTTTAACGAATAG